In a single window of the Terriglobus roseus genome:
- a CDS encoding BlaI/MecI/CopY family transcriptional regulator, protein MKKLKEIPKPTEGELELLSILWELGPATVRDVFVEVNKNRPVVYTGVQKLMQIMLDKGLLLRDVTERAHVYRPAVAKEETEQRFMRELSNRFFAGSAGQLALRALEMEPASDEELDEIRKLIARKRS, encoded by the coding sequence ATGAAGAAACTGAAGGAAATTCCAAAGCCGACCGAAGGCGAGCTGGAGTTACTCTCCATCCTGTGGGAGCTCGGTCCAGCTACCGTGCGAGACGTCTTTGTCGAAGTGAACAAGAATCGGCCGGTGGTCTACACGGGCGTCCAGAAGCTGATGCAGATCATGCTGGACAAGGGGCTGCTGCTTCGCGATGTGACGGAGCGGGCACATGTGTATCGTCCGGCCGTTGCGAAGGAAGAGACCGAACAGCGATTCATGCGCGAGCTGAGCAATCGCTTCTTTGCGGGCAGCGCCGGGCAGCTTGCGCTGCGTGCGCTGGAGATGGAACCGGCCAGTGATGAAGAGCTGGATGAGATTCGCAAACTCATAGCCAGGAAGCGTTCGTAA
- a CDS encoding TonB-dependent receptor, which translates to MNQSLFALAAGVAPALAFSTTAPAQTGCTPVAGVVHDATSAIIPGASVRLDSNDAVLGDAYGRFRIACVPAGRHMLHITFDGFSSVDLPVSVPRAADLAVRMVPAVVTTSVDVSDNDDDPAAENSPVSTGPTQTIKGQQLQSLADDPDDLLRELQQMAAAGGGSPSSATVSVDGFQGGDNHVTLPPKSSIAYIKVNPDLFSSEYRNPPFGGGQIEVYTKPGQSAYHGAVFTTNSSAWMNARDPFSVTRAAIGKQRYGFELTGPIRSKGSDFILNLEHRSIDNFATVNAVGVNAAGVQTAILQNVPAPQRLWVGMAKVDWQLGSKNTLIASFDAWHNHRENVGAGGSTLAEGAYDGELYDHNVHLTDVTTLSAKAMHEARLGIEIDGRDQVPNSFKPQLQVAGAFTSGGNSDGALRDHEVDAEFDDDVIFNFSKHLLKVGFQSEFLRERFRYTNKFNGSWIFGGGTAPVLDANHNATAGSETITGVEQYVRALNGWAGGAPTQYSNVSGTPTLNMTQYRFAFFVQDDWKVLPRLHVALGLRYYTQNKPMVHNNINPRLGISWAPDKKSTWTLHAHAGLFSGRFTAHSFAQLLGMDGTDRVTSLIYSPMCPGSFDPDTCNAFLGATPLQSIRTIQPHLPNLFYGIENIGFSHTIGKGWTISADYHLAQFWHYTRTENINAPTNGDPLGPRPLQPNVNILQWQPTARGYGNVVFMGLSNQSLKRVQLTIGSTRQAIIDENNDDPFTAPQTTGSNAGEFARRAGNALWNVFGNATAKLPWALQLSGNLNAQGDRLFNITTGFDNNGDGNFNDRPRLAATGTPICSASVTSNCGYRTPYGFLATAGAGPTLGRNAGHMPWTFNLDTNLQRTFKLRHDAKAEHPQSLTANVRSSNVLNHRNVSSVGSVVGSPLFNQPYQADNGRRVEGGLRYSF; encoded by the coding sequence GTGAACCAGTCTCTATTCGCCCTTGCTGCGGGCGTTGCGCCCGCGCTCGCCTTCAGCACGACTGCACCGGCACAAACCGGCTGCACGCCAGTTGCGGGTGTGGTCCATGACGCGACCTCTGCCATCATTCCTGGCGCATCCGTAAGACTCGACTCCAATGATGCGGTGCTCGGCGATGCCTACGGGCGTTTCCGCATCGCCTGCGTTCCTGCTGGGCGTCATATGCTTCACATCACGTTCGACGGCTTCTCGTCGGTTGACCTTCCTGTCAGCGTGCCCAGAGCTGCGGATCTCGCCGTTCGAATGGTGCCGGCTGTCGTCACAACCAGCGTCGACGTTAGCGACAATGACGACGATCCTGCTGCTGAGAACTCACCCGTCTCGACTGGCCCCACGCAGACCATCAAGGGCCAGCAACTGCAATCTCTTGCCGATGATCCCGATGATCTTCTCCGCGAACTGCAGCAGATGGCCGCTGCAGGCGGCGGCAGTCCGTCCAGCGCCACGGTCTCCGTCGACGGCTTTCAGGGGGGCGACAACCATGTGACGCTGCCGCCCAAGTCCTCGATTGCTTACATCAAGGTCAACCCGGATCTCTTCTCCTCGGAATACCGCAACCCACCCTTCGGCGGTGGACAGATCGAGGTGTATACGAAGCCGGGCCAGTCGGCATACCACGGGGCTGTGTTCACCACCAATTCAAGCGCGTGGATGAATGCTCGAGACCCGTTCTCCGTCACTCGGGCTGCCATCGGTAAACAGCGCTATGGCTTCGAACTCACCGGCCCCATCCGAAGCAAAGGGTCTGACTTCATCCTGAATCTTGAACATCGCTCGATCGACAACTTCGCCACCGTCAATGCGGTAGGTGTGAATGCCGCGGGTGTTCAGACGGCAATCCTCCAAAATGTACCAGCACCGCAACGTCTCTGGGTCGGCATGGCGAAGGTTGACTGGCAGCTGGGTTCGAAAAACACCTTGATCGCGAGCTTCGATGCCTGGCACAACCATCGTGAGAACGTCGGCGCTGGCGGATCCACGCTTGCGGAAGGAGCGTACGACGGTGAGCTTTACGATCACAACGTCCACCTCACCGACGTCACAACGCTCTCCGCAAAGGCGATGCATGAGGCACGTCTCGGTATCGAGATTGACGGCAGAGACCAGGTTCCGAATTCTTTCAAACCTCAGCTGCAGGTGGCGGGTGCCTTCACCTCAGGCGGCAACAGCGATGGAGCTCTGCGTGACCACGAGGTTGATGCAGAGTTTGACGACGACGTCATCTTCAATTTCTCGAAGCACCTGCTGAAGGTTGGATTTCAATCGGAGTTCCTGCGCGAGCGCTTCCGCTATACCAACAAATTCAACGGGTCGTGGATCTTCGGGGGCGGTACCGCGCCGGTCCTGGATGCAAACCACAACGCCACCGCGGGCAGCGAGACGATTACGGGCGTCGAGCAGTATGTGCGCGCCCTGAACGGATGGGCCGGCGGCGCGCCGACGCAGTACTCCAATGTCAGTGGCACGCCCACGCTCAACATGACGCAGTATCGGTTTGCATTCTTTGTGCAGGACGATTGGAAGGTATTGCCACGTCTTCACGTCGCGCTCGGGCTGCGGTATTACACGCAAAACAAACCGATGGTACATAACAACATCAATCCGCGTCTTGGAATCTCCTGGGCGCCCGATAAGAAATCCACATGGACGCTGCACGCGCACGCGGGACTTTTCTCGGGCCGGTTCACCGCGCATAGCTTTGCCCAGTTACTCGGCATGGACGGCACCGACCGTGTGACCAGCCTCATCTATTCGCCGATGTGCCCGGGCAGCTTTGATCCCGACACGTGCAACGCGTTCCTTGGAGCCACGCCACTACAGTCCATCCGAACCATTCAGCCGCATCTGCCGAATCTGTTCTACGGCATTGAAAATATCGGCTTCAGCCATACCATCGGCAAGGGATGGACCATCTCCGCGGACTATCATCTGGCGCAGTTCTGGCATTACACGCGCACAGAGAATATCAACGCACCGACGAACGGCGATCCACTGGGCCCGCGTCCGCTCCAGCCAAACGTCAACATCCTGCAGTGGCAGCCCACGGCTCGCGGCTACGGCAATGTTGTTTTCATGGGCCTGAGCAATCAGTCCTTGAAGCGTGTACAGCTTACGATCGGGAGCACACGTCAGGCGATCATCGACGAGAACAACGACGACCCTTTCACGGCACCGCAGACAACCGGATCGAACGCGGGAGAGTTCGCCCGACGTGCAGGGAACGCATTGTGGAACGTCTTCGGCAACGCCACGGCAAAGCTACCCTGGGCTCTGCAGCTCAGCGGGAATCTCAATGCGCAGGGGGACCGGCTGTTCAACATCACGACTGGCTTTGATAACAATGGCGATGGAAACTTCAACGATCGTCCGCGTCTCGCTGCGACTGGCACACCGATCTGCTCCGCATCTGTGACCAGCAACTGCGGCTACAGGACACCGTATGGTTTCCTGGCGACAGCGGGCGCAGGCCCCACGCTTGGACGTAACGCGGGGCACATGCCCTGGACCTTCAACCTCGATACCAACCTTCAGCGGACCTTCAAACTCAGGCACGACGCAAAGGCAGAGCATCCGCAATCGCTGACCGCGAACGTCCGCAGTTCCAATGTGCTGAATCACCGGAACGTCTCTTCGGTGGGAAGTGTTGTCGGATCCCCGCTGTTTAACCAGCCCTACCAGGCAGACAACGGACGCCGCGTCGAGGGTGGCCTGCGGTACAGTTTCTAG
- a CDS encoding M56 family metallopeptidase, which produces MSTLNGISSGEVVALGWTLLHFCWQSTAIAIGYAVIDRCTARAAATVRYSIALTALALMPLVAIATFFEQEQLVSHATQSEQHFAVSQLGTMHAALMQQLPVAAPAVGTSELWIAEHASLLLPWMDALWLAGVLVFALRAAGGWLELRGLRMRAQAKVPQHLRDSFDRLSVQFRLSRRVVLRVSDEVVSPMVFGIWRTIVLFPLSAAMSLPVDQLEAVLAHELAHVGRWDYFCNLLQTLVECLFFFQPAMWWVSRRTRDFREVCCDEVAARGCADPVVYAEALLKLEEQRAQHLQLAVALHGDGGTLLNRVRRIMGEKAMEQKSMSGIRMAAVTVVLLGLYVAPHVAHGLKSERNHADQLVATGNTDTAPSVVAVATVANPGPVAMAMAAPQPSPVPAPQPASQPSALPAPEPAPDPNPQPSADAAPQGSGLQYIQRMREAGYPLDLDKDLNQIVTLRSVGVTPEYAKSMAQVGLGTPSLHDLVTLKSVGITPEYVASLKDSVLAPASFHDAVTIKSLGLTPEYARSLESLGLGRPTMHDVVSMKSVGVTPEYVAALKSSGIAPADLHEAVSMKAVGVTPEYASSMAAAGFSGMNAHELISMRAQGMTPEYAKWLKSTFPGADSHAMRQATVFHIDADFIAKAKANGFNSASLEKLTKLKMSGLLN; this is translated from the coding sequence ATGAGCACTCTCAACGGAATATCGTCGGGCGAAGTGGTTGCGCTGGGTTGGACGTTGCTGCACTTCTGTTGGCAGAGCACCGCCATCGCCATTGGATACGCGGTGATCGATCGATGCACCGCACGGGCCGCGGCGACGGTCCGTTACAGCATCGCGCTCACCGCGCTTGCCTTGATGCCGCTGGTAGCGATTGCGACGTTTTTCGAGCAGGAGCAGCTTGTCTCGCATGCGACGCAAAGCGAACAGCACTTCGCCGTGTCGCAGCTGGGCACGATGCATGCCGCGCTCATGCAGCAGCTGCCAGTGGCAGCCCCAGCGGTGGGAACCAGCGAGTTATGGATCGCGGAACATGCAAGTCTTCTTTTGCCCTGGATGGACGCTCTTTGGCTCGCGGGTGTGCTCGTCTTTGCGTTGCGCGCGGCGGGTGGATGGTTAGAGCTGCGAGGCTTAAGGATGAGGGCGCAGGCGAAGGTGCCGCAGCATCTGCGTGACAGCTTCGACCGACTCTCCGTGCAGTTCCGACTCAGTCGCAGAGTGGTTCTGCGTGTTTCTGACGAGGTCGTCTCGCCCATGGTCTTCGGCATCTGGCGAACGATCGTGCTGTTCCCGCTAAGCGCAGCGATGTCCTTACCGGTGGATCAGCTTGAGGCCGTGCTGGCTCACGAACTCGCGCACGTGGGGCGATGGGACTACTTCTGCAACCTGCTGCAGACGCTGGTGGAATGCCTCTTCTTCTTTCAGCCGGCCATGTGGTGGGTGAGCCGCAGAACACGAGACTTCCGCGAAGTTTGCTGCGATGAAGTGGCCGCGAGGGGCTGCGCGGATCCTGTGGTATATGCAGAGGCCCTCTTGAAGTTGGAAGAACAACGAGCGCAACACCTACAGCTAGCCGTTGCGTTGCATGGCGATGGCGGAACACTTCTGAATCGAGTACGCAGAATTATGGGAGAGAAGGCGATGGAGCAGAAATCGATGAGCGGAATTCGAATGGCAGCGGTCACCGTGGTGCTGCTGGGTCTTTATGTAGCGCCTCACGTGGCCCATGGTTTGAAGTCCGAGCGCAATCATGCGGACCAGCTCGTAGCAACGGGGAACACGGACACGGCACCTAGCGTCGTTGCGGTGGCAACCGTAGCCAATCCAGGTCCCGTTGCAATGGCTATGGCCGCACCGCAGCCGTCCCCCGTTCCAGCTCCACAGCCCGCCTCGCAGCCGTCTGCCCTTCCAGCTCCTGAGCCCGCACCAGATCCCAACCCACAACCTTCAGCAGATGCAGCGCCGCAGGGCAGTGGTCTCCAATACATCCAAAGGATGCGTGAAGCCGGCTATCCATTGGATCTGGACAAGGACCTCAATCAGATCGTCACACTCCGATCCGTCGGGGTCACTCCGGAATACGCGAAGAGCATGGCGCAGGTGGGACTTGGCACGCCGTCGCTGCACGATCTGGTGACATTGAAGTCGGTGGGTATCACACCCGAGTACGTGGCAAGCCTGAAGGATTCGGTGCTTGCACCGGCCTCGTTCCATGACGCGGTTACCATCAAGTCCCTCGGCCTCACCCCCGAGTATGCGAGATCACTTGAGTCGCTGGGATTGGGCAGGCCCACGATGCATGACGTGGTCAGCATGAAGTCTGTCGGCGTAACCCCGGAGTATGTCGCAGCGTTGAAGTCCAGCGGCATTGCGCCTGCCGATCTGCATGAGGCTGTGAGCATGAAAGCTGTTGGTGTGACGCCGGAGTATGCAAGCTCGATGGCGGCTGCGGGATTCTCCGGCATGAATGCACATGAGCTGATTTCGATGCGAGCCCAGGGTATGACACCGGAGTATGCAAAGTGGCTGAAGTCCACCTTCCCGGGCGCGGATAGCCACGCAATGCGTCAGGCGACGGTATTCCATATCGATGCGGACTTTATCGCGAAAGCGAAGGCCAACGGATTCAATAGCGCCAGCCTGGAGAAACTTACCAAGCTTAAGATGTCCGGTCTGCTGAACTAA